Proteins encoded together in one Lathyrus oleraceus cultivar Zhongwan6 chromosome 5, CAAS_Psat_ZW6_1.0, whole genome shotgun sequence window:
- the LOC127082163 gene encoding transcription factor GTE3, chloroplastic-like: protein MSDNTKPSSLEASNTNPSSLTTSMQHNTKPSSSTTPNTNPSNTQPRKRLIIKLSYPPGSRKRDSDSCATDENKRKKIQDSVKPIISCYWVDSNYQTKSTALSQPKNNGNVVENKKIIKNQVSNTIPLSQPKDDDNVVEDKKMIKNQLSKTTPLSQPKDNMKDSVIRGEECGLKKAMECVKRRQCWLILKRMLVDRDGWDLKDPPKIAKSNKCKIKAIGLKEIERKMRLYATEDEFASDMRLVFSNAMVTYPPRNHIYQIAKKFSDTFEHKWKSLKNMWELEDTKRSNTHKRY, encoded by the coding sequence ATGTCCGACAACACCAAACCTTCTTCCTTAGAAGCATCAAACACAAACCCTTCTTCCTTAACTACATCCATGCAACATAACACCAAACCTTCTTCCTCAACAACACCCAACACTAACCCTTCGAACACACAACCTCGTAAAAGACTTATCATCAAGCTCAGTTATCCTCCTGGTTCAAGAAAACGCGATTCAGATTCTTGTGCCACAGATGAAAACAAGAGAAAGAAGATTCAAGATTCTGTAAAACCAATCATATCCTGTTATTGGGTTGATTCAAATTATCAAACCAAATCAACAGCTTTGTCTCAACCAAAGAATAATGGCAATGTTGTTGAAAACAAGAAGATCATCAAGAACCAAGTTTCCAACACAATACCTTTGTCTCAACCAAAGGATGATGACAATGTTGTTGAAGACAAGAAGATGATCAAGAACCAACTTTCCAAAACAACACCTTTGTCTCAACCAAAGGATAACATGAAGGATTCTGTGATAAGAGGTGAAGAATGTGGGTTGAAGAAAGCGATGGAGTGTGTTAAGAGGAGGCAATGTTGGTTGATATTGAAGAGGATGTTGGTAGACAGAGATGGTTGGGATTTGAAAGATCCTCCAAAAATAGCAAAGTCTAATAAGTGTAAGATAAAGGCAATAGGTTTGAAGGAAATAGAGAGAAAAATGAGGTTGTATGCAACAGAGGATGAGTTTGCTAGCGACATGAGGCTTGTGTTCTCTAATGCAATGGTAACGTATCCTCCAAGGAATCATATTTACCAAATTGCAAAAAAGTTTAGTGACACTTTTGAACACAAATGGAAGTCATTGAAGAATATGTGGGAACTTGAGGATACAAAAAGAAGCAACACTCACAAGAGATACTAA